Genomic window (Cucumis sativus cultivar 9930 chromosome 2, Cucumber_9930_V3, whole genome shotgun sequence):
TTCATAGCCTTACATAACGAATTCAAGGCATTCCAACGGTATCAACTTGAATATGGTTGTTTGTCAGAAAATAATGATATGAAATCAACATTTTAGTATACAACCTTGACATAGTTAAGATTAACTGAAGTTAGgtattttagaattattagTCTAACTTCCTGTAGTATTTAGGGAGTTCATATAGAACTGTGGCTGGACATAAAACTTTAACTTGGTAAGGCTTACTTATCGTTACTGTTGATTAATATTTCGACATTTCTATATACTGCTGATGAAACGGACTTGTGTTTTCTGAAGGCCTTGTGAAGCTTGTTGAAGAAACTATCAGGTCAGAGCATGCTTGTTCCCCAAACAaaccaatttatttagttgGGGACTCATTTGGAGGATGCTTAGCACTCGCAGTGGCTTCACGTAATCCTAAAATTGACCTTGTTCTCATTTTATCAAATCCAGGTTGGTTCCCTATTTGCAGTTTAACTTCAAGTTCATGGCATGGTTTGGTCATGCTCTTTTGAGTAAGTCTgacaattttttgttcttccattAGCTACTTCTTTTGGCCGGTCTCAATTGCAACCCCTGTTTCCGTTTTTAGAAGCTATGCCTGATCTACTACATGAAACAGTTCCTTATGTTCTTAGCTTTATTATGGGTAAGtgctattaatttttttttttcttttaggtatATAAGATTTATTATTGGGAATTCAGCGgcaaccattttctttttttatccatCTTGCCATTCAtaccattttttcaattattattatctatatttttttatggcgCCATTGCACCACTTATAATGTTGAAGATCATATTTCATGATTGCTGTGTTATGGGATGATGATGAAATATTAGCCgtaagaaatagtaaaaatgaCCGTTATGAGTGACTCAACTGGCATTTACCATGGTGAGTGACTCAACTGGCATTGTGCTTATAAAATTAACCTCGAAGTTAAAAGGTTTGATTCCCTATTCTATGCTTTAATACGTTTctttggaagaaagaaaaatggtggaAATTGaggtttatatattttggcAATTTGTGTTCAAAGGATGTGACTCTAATCAACTTTAGAGATTCACTAAGGAAACCACCTCCTTCTGGGATTCCATTGATCCCACCAAGTATTGAGATCAATAGAAATAGAGTGATGGAAAAATGCAAAGCTATGCCTAAGATATGGTGCACTTGTcactgcttttttttttcttactacCTTCACAAAAAGGAACGGCAAGGGCTAAATTTGAAGGATCTAAGGTACTAAGGCTACTCTTTATCGTTCACCATGAATCAAAAAGTATCAATGAAAAGCATTGAAGATGTGGAAATTGACATTCTGATTTGCTTTGTGAAATTGTTAAGGTATATTTGGCCCAAGGTGTCGTGAGGTCCACTCTTTATTTGGTCCAAGGAGTTAGTGGATTCCACTACTAAAaagatattgattttatattttatatcttatcaACTTCTTATACCGTAGATCCCTAGAGTTTTCAACTCTCCTGATGTTACTACTCCTTACTCTTTACTATTCAACTCTTTACCCTAAACACTGCAAGGAGAGTTTAATGTTTATGTTAGTTTGGTTGTTCACGTTCAAGGTGGGAATGGATGGATGGAGGTAAATGAATGCCCTTTTTTGGTAAATAATTTCTACAGATAGcagaaataattatttgggaAGGTTAATAATTAAGGACTcgtcttcttatttttttattttttactttttatttttggaagaaacctaaaaaggaaaagagagaaccCAAAGGGCATAGGAAGAGAGAATCCCCTCTCTAAAGAGCCCTTCAATCTTGAAGAACCAAAGGAGAATaattacacacacacacaaaaagtTTCTATAGCACCACCGTAATGCAAAAACCAGCACtgctacaaaaagaaaaactattgaaattctttgttttattttcagaTATAATCTACAGAACGTTTGTGTTTTAGATAAGAAAATTTGGCAGACCTTTTTCTTGTGTTATTTAGTTTCGTTGAGTAGTTTGGTGCAGTCTAAGGATTCCTGGATTCCTTTTTAGATATAACTTTATTAGTATTTCTTAAACAATACATGGATTTGTACTTatgattaaaatatgaaaccATGTTTATTTCTTCTGCTACACCAGGTGAACCATTGAAAATGGCAACGGTCAATGTTGAAAGCAAGCTTCCCCCAGTGCAACGATTTGAAAAAGTATCACAAAATTTGACTGCTTTACTACCATATCTTTCGGTAAGGAGGATGTAATGGTTTGTCTTTCGTGGAATCTAATTATAGTATCAACTTtgcattttaaatattaatttacaaaataaaccttaacaattaataaacatattaTGTACCCTTTACTATCATGGAGAAGTATccatctcatttttctttccaccCTCACAAACAAGCACAATTTCCTTCCTAGTTTGCTGTTGCTTGCATTTCTTTTCCATCactatcaacttttaaatatctATGTTAATTAGatcacatttaaaaaatagaaaagtctTTTATGGTCATGTCTGACACATTTACGATaaaacttaatattttttaggtgAATTTTTTGGTTGTAATTAAGAATATGAATAGAACTGTATTATTGAgcataagtattttttttcattttttcaatgtaaAGTTATGTTtccttcttaaaaaaatgaataagacATCAACATACCATGCCCTCTTAATTTAAGTTGTTGAATCCAATGGTATTTTAATacgattttaaaaaaaaaagttttgattgAACCCAGTCCTTTTCTTTCCAATCAAATCAAGTCACTTGTTGAGTGTTTTGCTAATTTCTATCTCCAGAGGTGTGGAGGACATATGAtgtgaaatcaaaatatatttcatttattgagATGAAAATCCGAAgtatatgtattttaatttgatgatgTAGTTATGTAtacccaaaaaataaaagatcgACAGACTTCTTATAACCTCTCTCAATAACTTATGCTTACCCGACCTAGTACAGCCCTGCCATTACAGAAATTGGACCCAATAAACATCTTATTACCGAATTGATAGTCATAAACTCACACATCATATCTCTTTTGATATTCTGTAATAGTAAGGACTTGATTGGAGAAAACAAATCAATACAAGGtgaacttatttatttatttttttaaaattgtatatatagtcttattaattttactaATGTGTAAGTTGGTTTATTATAACTTCAAGCCATGCTTAGCAGGGGCTTGTCTATGAACTCCCTTACTCATGGTTATGAGCTAAGGCAATGAAGTTTACTTGCAGTACTCTAAATTAACTTATCATATTTTAGGCATTGTAATTTTCGCACATGGTTGACTAATTGAGTTGAAATAGAGTTGAAAATGcctgaaaaagaaatttgagttGAAATTTCTTCTCGTCCATTCTACTTTCAGGATTTGGCTAGCATTATACCGAAGGATACTCTTCTTTGGAAGCTGAAGCTGCTCAAATCAGCTGCTGCGTACGCTAATTCTCGACTCCATGCTGTTAATGCGGAAGTACTTGTGCTTGCTAGGTACTTGCCCTGAACtgagtgtgtgtgtgcatgGTGTGAGTGGTATTTGTTCTTTTGGATGAATAACTGAAGCACTAAACTTTCTGGGAGACAAAGGGGGAAAACGGTTACAAGAGCATGCAGAAATAAAACCCAGAAAAGAGGAGGAAACTATAAAATGAATCTCCAATCAAGTAAAACAAGATCTAAAGGATAATTACATAAAGGTTCACTATCAAAGCCGAGAGAGAAACATAGAACCTTACAAAGGACCAAATATCACTCAAAGTTCTCTCAATGTCTATGAAGATTTCATCGTTTCTCATTCTCCAAAGGCTCCACAAAACAGCACACAACCTGACTCGCCAAATAAACCTTTAGCCTTCTCGCCTTGGGAGGATGAAACAGAATGCAACTATTGATGAGTGTGAGTTGTGTGTTAAATACAACACTACAAATATGTCAAATTACAACACTACAAATATCTCAAATTGCTGCTTCACTTGTTAAATTTTTTCGTTTTGTTCCCACAAAATCCATTGGATTAATTAAATGGAAACTTATAATTATATGGTATGTTGTGGAACAGTGGATTAGATGGTTGTCAGATTTAGCAAGTGGCTAATTAgtcattaaataatataatgtgtTTATTGGGAAAGTGGGGAGGATTCACATGTGAAAACTCAACTAACCTCACCATTTGTAAGATAGGCTCTCCAGATAGGTGGGATACTGCTTCTATTACTAATTTGTTTTGAGATGTGACTTCATGTTATCTAATATGGTATGAGACTCCATGaattccaaatgaaaaattgggATTTGATTCAAGAATTGTAAGCCCAAAAATGCACCATAATGAAATTCAATGTTCTGGAGTTTCATAACTAGTCTAAtgttcttaaaattaataagaatttGTTATGCCTTTCAGTGGCAAGGATAACATGGTTCCAAGTGGTGATGAATCCCTACGACTTCGAAGATCATTGCAAAATTGTACAGTTCGCTATTTCAAGGAAAATGGGCACACCTTATTATTGGTACGTAGTATGGTAGATAATACTATGATGCTTTGCTGGTAGAAACATAGTCTGGTTTATAACAAAAATCCTCATTCATGATAGGAAATTATCAAAACTGCATTATATTCTCCAATTTTTAAGAATGAATAGTGCTGTTTGGCTGGAATTCAGTGTTTCAAATTTGGGTTTCTCTTCCAAGGACTCAAAGTCCAACACTCTTCAACTTCTCATTGGGATTTCCTTTCCTCCATCAGCTCAATTACTTTGGTCTAGTACAGTGAATGTTTAATTTCTGAAATTTGTTAGAGCCGAATCATTGTATCTTCGGAATGCTTTGAAATCGTGGTTTGATTGGGCTAAACACAAAAGGCACTTAGCTAGTGTTGCTCACCACTTAGTTAGTTTTGCCATTTGATACcatatttaaatcatcaattgaCTCAAAAACTTAAGTTTAGGGgtgaaagtaaatttaatacaatatCTAACGCTCTATTTTCGTTTTCTACTTCTTTCTTTCGTTATGTTGGGTTGAATTTAGAAGTATTTGTTTCTAGTTATTTTGACTcttgtgttttttgttttttattttttattttttattttttgccttttgttttactttttccaTTTAGAATATTTACTCTCGTTCATTACTTAAAGGAAAATATTCTgctgttttctgtttttgaaaattatctGTTTATCTAATGCTTTCATATTCCTGTGTCTCAttcaaattaactaaaatgtTTTTGCTTCTGATCAATGAAATGCTGCTAAGAGAGCTGCACCATGCCCGTAacactcttttctttctctgcCTCAAGTAAAATCATATGACTTGTCAGCATGATATCATGTAACAGGAAGATGGTATTGGTTTACTGACAGTAATTAAAGGCGCTCAAAAGTACCGCCGATCAAGAAAGTACGATACTGTTTTGGATTATCTTCCACCCAGTTTAGCAGAGTACAATTATGCTTTTACTCAAGTGACGGGGTAATTTTTACATCAGTTAGTGATTATTTCCTTCCCTCTCTTGGTAGTTGCCTTAGGCTTAAATTGTGTGCTTGAACATTGATCAAATTCTTTATGTAATGTAATGTATGTTAAATTACCAACACCAGCAActcaaaaattaaacttatcaCATACgttaaatttaatcttttaatctATACTTTCGCACACCTGTAGACCCAAACATTTATGGAAGGCCCAACTAGGAATCTTTTAATCTATACTTTCGCACACCTGTAGACCCAAACATTTATGGAAGGCCCAACTAGGAACAAGTGGGATTCAATATTAattggaaataaaatttacgAGAGTTTagatacaatttttcttactCTTATACCTCCTTAATTTTTGTAGAATAGAAAATATACCAAGACTCATTACAACatagggaaaaaaatatagagacaACAAAGACCAAATATTGGCAACTAATATTTACTCActagtatttataaatattagaaactCCAACAATGTATTTGTGCAAATTGACGATAtcaagttatatttttttggaacgttgaatatttattgtttatatatatatatatatattttgtgtgtgtgtgtgttcaTTTCTCTATTgacaaaccaaaattttcataataaaaaaaatcaccttTCAGATGGACAATAATACACTTGAGGCTTATTGTTAACAATACAATTATCTAGGCTGTTGTGATAGGTTCCCTCTATATCTGATTCTGGGCTTTGCAACACCATGCATGAATCAACCTTTTTAAGTTTCTTCTCACATTTACGTCTGTTGGCAGAAAGTTAGAAAACTACTAAAAGCTATTCTACATGTGGCAgactatttcattttctcactGGTTCTACAATGTTCTCAACTTTGGGAGATGGAACTGTAGTGAAAGGTCTTTCTGGAGTTCCTAAGGAAGGTCCCGTGTTGCTAGTAGGTTATCACAACTTATTAGGATTGGAGCTAACCCCTTTAGTTGAAGGATTCTTGAGAGAGAAGAGTATTTTGGTTCGTGGAGTAGCACATCCGGAGTTGTTCTTAGGAAACCTCGAGTCTGAATCTCCTGAAGTATCTTTGATTGACTGGGTGAAAGTATTTGGTGCAGTACCAGTCACTGCTAACAATCTATACAAATTGTTATCACAAAAGGCACACGTTCTTCTCTATCCTGGGGGTGCACGCGAGGCTCTTCACTACAAGGTACTTCAAGCTCCTAAGTTCCATcacctcaaaaaaaaaaaaaaaaggaattgcAGTTCAATAGACATCAACAGCTGATGGTTGAAATTAAGGGTTTCCCATATTCATTCACTTTTTCCTCTGAAAACTTACAGGGTGAAGAATATAAGCTGTTCTGGCCAAATCAACAGGAATTTGTGAGAATGGCTGCTCGTTTTGGGGCTACAATTGTACCATTTGGTGCTGTTGGAGAAGACGACATAGCACAAGTAAGTTCGATACTATATCCTTTGATTTATTGTGTTCACTCACCATTTGGTAGCTCTAGCATAAGAAGTTTTGATAGGAGTATGACCCCAATCTTGGGACGAGGAGTAAGAAAGCAATTCGAAAACTGTATTACAATATAGAAAAACGAACTTAGAATTCTCAAGCACTTTGAGAGGGTTGGCCACTTGGACTCTCCCAAAATAACTGCATTCCAAATTCTACTTGCTTTCACCCCCACATACCCACTCCATTGATCTATTTTTTCTACTAACCTACTCCTTTTAGCTAATGTCTCGTGATAAGCTATGTCCCTTATTATCCTAATAACAATTCATATTTTCTGactaaacctttttttaaaaaaatcaattggaAGGCCCTTATTCGTTAGTTTCTGTTGGGGAGGGCCCTCTTGTCCCTTGCCATTAggttgttcttttttgttctatgAATATAcatgtttcttataaaaaaaatcaataatatgtGGGGACAGAGATTTAAATATCTAATCTTTTGGTTAAGAATATAATGCCAACCATTTGAGCTTGAACTATGCTCAAGTTAGCTTCCTTgctaaaacttttaattagtttcCCTAGATCTGTAGGTTGAGAATTTAGAAAACTGGATTTAACAAGCCATCAAGCCCTATAACTTGAGTTTGTAAAACAACTAACCAAATGTCGTAAATCCTCACCCAACCCCCTCATCTCAAACAAGGAGCCAAATGGGCCCTGAGAGTTTGGGGCTGATAACCCAAGGGTGCCTTTCAGAGACATgcatatttttcttgtttgatcCTGATCGGTTGAAGGGCAATGCAGTGGTGTTGAGTCATATTGGTGTCCATAAGGGGATCATGGTATTCTCTATcatagaaaaatgaaggaagaaTTTGACGTTTCATGGAAATTTTAGAGGGAATGCAATTTTCTTTAGCAAATGAGTTTGCTGAAAGCTTGACACTTTCAGTTTCTcgttaaaaaaacaataaataagtaaattgttaaatttgtttaattagacAAACATTTGTGCAACCTTGTCTAGATCTTcatgtttgaaaagaaatcaTATTGTTATCACTTCCTTCCGgttattattatcatcttCATCTAATATCTATTTGCAGATGCTCTTAGATTATAATGACCTCATAAAGATTCCTATGGTTAGTGACTACATCAGAGAGGCAAATCAGAATTCTGCTAAAGTGAGGTAACTGTCCTTCATCCACATAGTGTATGATTTACCTATTGTTTATGTACATTATGCCTTGTCATCTCTACAAGCCCGTTCTCTCCTCTACATGTATACTTTagtctatcaataattttccccctttaaaaaatttttttgttttcaaaatgaaaaagaaaaaaaaatctttgtcttattctcattttcctttatgaAAAATCGGGCATTACAAATGTAAATTgaagttcatttttctttctggGTGTTGAATATGCTGCAAATTTCAGGGATGCGGACAAAGGAGAGGTTGGTAGCCAGAATCTTTTCCCGCCTCTGCTCTTTCCCAAAATACCCGGCCGTTTCTATTATCTGTTTGGTAAGCCAATAGTAACAAAAGGAAGAGAGGAAATCCTGAAGGACAAGAATAATGCAAACCAATTGTATGATCAGGTTAAATCTGAAGTTGAACATTGTTTAGCTTACTTGATTAAGAAGCGGAAAGAGGATCCGTATCGAAACTTTATCGACAGAACAGTGTATAAAGCCATTTATTCCTCTCAACATGAAGTTCCTACATTTGACCTATGAGAAATGATTCTTTAAGTTTAAGGTGATGCTTGGACTCTTATTAGTAACAAGTTactgtctttttctttctgtaAAGTTTGATCGTtccttttcaataaaaataagttttatagTGGTACTTACGCCTATGTATTTTGATATTGCAGTTGGATACAATCATTTTATTCAAGATTGAAGAACCTTCGGAGGTTTGCTTTCAAATATTTCCATCCGAATATGTCAAGTCGTGTTCTAGAAGGAAGATATCAACTGGTACGGATTATGAGCTTGATTTTGGCTTTGTTTTCTCCCATTCTAGCTTTAGGTGCCTGTACTATAAACAATTAGGAATACAAAGAAAGTCCAAACTCTGATTAAACCACACAAAAAAGGTTACCTTGTAAATTTTTAGCTTATTTGGTTacccattttttctaatagatACATAGCTATTGGAAGCTTTCCTGTCTTCTGGATTTGAATATTTAGACTTTGGATGAGTTCAATGAAGAAATTGTTATTGGCCTTGTGAtatcaaaaagtaaaaattccGAGAAGTTGGGGTACTGTTTGGTAATTCATAATGGGATGAATTTTCAATGGAATGTAATCCAAAACTCATGTTTGGATTGAACATTTTTTGTCTGATTTGTAATGTAAAATTATTCCGTTCCGACAGTATTCAATCCAACCATTTTCCTCACTATTCACGCATGTTGATCTCATTTTCGTTTTGTCTTTGATTACTCGCACTTTCCAACACTCTTCTAATTTTCAGTAATACTAATTACATTTTAGCTCTTTAAACATGTCATTTGTGTCAAATGCTGAGTGACTCCTTTTATCTTCTCTATGCCCTCTACAGAAACGTCAACCTCAcctttgttttgttatctGTGTCAAACCTTGCATTGCTTTACATATTTATTCTCGAATCTATTTACAATATTGGTGGAAATTTAATCATAAACGGTTGAATCCTTTACATCTCAACAAGTTCAAATGGTTGGACTGAAATCTAACGAGAAAGTGTGT
Coding sequences:
- the LOC101218131 gene encoding acyltransferase-like protein At1g54570, chloroplastic, with protein sequence MASCLGVGVSLFGASVQKNRHSWGVRVRSEGRASADSVSAVVNGATVVGEEGSSSSIDKANGWLKSKAAEKKIKLKDDVPEKLELFWDDGYGTVTVKDYFDTAKDFTQHPDGGPPRWFCPVSSGSPLKGSPILLFLPGMDGTGCGLILHHKALGKAFEVRCLHIPVQDRTPFEGLVKLVEETIRSEHACSPNKPIYLVGDSFGGCLALAVASRNPKIDLVLILSNPATSFGRSQLQPLFPFLEAMPDLLHETVPYVLSFIMGEPLKMATVNVESKLPPVQRFEKVSQNLTALLPYLSDLASIIPKDTLLWKLKLLKSAAAYANSRLHAVNAEVLVLASGKDNMVPSGDESLRLRRSLQNCTVRYFKENGHTLLLEDGIGLLTVIKGAQKYRRSRKYDTVLDYLPPSLAEYNYAFTQVTGLFHFLTGSTMFSTLGDGTVVKGLSGVPKEGPVLLVGYHNLLGLELTPLVEGFLREKSILVRGVAHPELFLGNLESESPEVSLIDWVKVFGAVPVTANNLYKLLSQKAHVLLYPGGAREALHYKGEEYKLFWPNQQEFVRMAARFGATIVPFGAVGEDDIAQMLLDYNDLIKIPMVSDYIREANQNSAKVRDADKGEVGSQNLFPPLLFPKIPGRFYYLFGKPIVTKGREEILKDKNNANQLYDQVKSEVEHCLAYLIKKRKEDPYRNFIDRTVYKAIYSSQHEVPTFDL